One Sphingomonas limnosediminicola DNA segment encodes these proteins:
- the mutS gene encoding DNA mismatch repair protein MutS: MARADAPTPMMVQYKRLKEEAADALLFYRMGDFFELFFDDAKVASACLDIALTKRGEDSGEPIPMCGVPAHSAESYLARLIKAGHRVAIAEQTESPAEARKARGSKALVDRAIIRLVTPGTLTEETLLESSAANWLAAVGRAGDDWAIAAADISTGRFELIALGTGELAAEFARLSPAETIADGSIPGVRTSAGKGGFDSLAGERALKARFGLATLDGLGTPSRAELAAAGGMLAYLDATQKGAGILLDAPRRVARARHMAIDAATRDSLELARSVGGGVAGSLLGEIDRCQTAAGRRLLCEDIGAPLTDKHLIEARLALVEWLHEDAIRRARVRQALKAMPDFARALARLAAGRGSPRDLSLLRDGLAAAAALKAELEAEPLIPALLTSLLPKLGRHDAIIEKFTRALVESPPIDASKGGYIAEGYDPQLDALRDAASNGRRAIAALESRYRDATGVGSLKIRHNAVLGYHVEVSAKNADRLMAPDSGFTHRQTLAGVVRFNSPELHEEAAQVVEAGSRALAAEAAHAEELTDLAVAAAPLITATAEAIARIDVAASNAERAAEGGWVLPQLVEQPCLEVDAGRHPVVETALKGSGERFVANDLALGPNDRLWLITGPNMGGKSTFLRQAALIAVLAQSGSYVPAARAKVGIVDRLFSRVGASDNLARGRSTFMVEMVETAAILAQATPKSLVILDEIGRGTSTYDGLAIAWAVVEAMHDQAKCRTLFATHYHELTRLAGRLDALSLHHVRAREWKGDLVLLHEVAGGAADRSYGIAVAKLAGLPPTVVARARSVLAKLEAGRDATGGIAAGLDDLPLFAATADAEPAPDPILAALDAVDPDSLSPREALDALYQLKRLAAEQGK, encoded by the coding sequence ATGGCTCGCGCCGACGCTCCGACACCCATGATGGTCCAGTACAAGCGCCTCAAGGAAGAGGCGGCGGACGCATTGCTGTTCTATCGCATGGGCGACTTTTTCGAGCTGTTCTTCGACGACGCAAAGGTCGCCTCAGCCTGCCTGGACATCGCGCTGACCAAGCGCGGCGAGGATTCGGGCGAGCCGATCCCGATGTGCGGTGTGCCTGCCCATTCGGCCGAATCCTATCTCGCGCGGTTGATCAAGGCGGGCCACCGCGTCGCCATCGCCGAGCAGACGGAGAGCCCCGCCGAGGCCCGCAAGGCGCGCGGTTCGAAGGCACTGGTCGACCGCGCCATCATCCGCCTCGTCACGCCCGGCACGCTGACGGAAGAAACGTTGCTCGAATCATCGGCGGCCAACTGGCTAGCGGCCGTCGGGCGCGCCGGCGACGACTGGGCGATTGCCGCGGCGGACATTTCGACCGGGCGGTTCGAGCTGATCGCGCTCGGGACGGGCGAATTGGCGGCCGAGTTCGCGCGCCTGTCGCCGGCGGAAACCATCGCCGACGGATCGATACCCGGCGTGCGGACCTCGGCGGGCAAAGGCGGCTTCGACAGCCTTGCCGGCGAACGTGCGCTCAAAGCGCGTTTCGGTCTGGCAACGCTCGACGGCTTGGGCACGCCATCGCGTGCCGAACTGGCGGCAGCAGGCGGCATGCTCGCCTATCTCGACGCGACACAGAAGGGCGCCGGCATCCTGCTCGACGCACCGCGCCGCGTGGCGCGCGCCCGCCACATGGCGATCGACGCCGCCACGCGCGACAGCCTTGAACTGGCGCGCTCGGTTGGCGGCGGCGTAGCCGGCAGCCTGCTCGGCGAAATCGACCGCTGCCAGACTGCCGCTGGCCGTCGCTTACTCTGCGAGGACATCGGCGCGCCGCTGACGGATAAGCACCTGATCGAAGCCCGTCTGGCGCTGGTCGAATGGCTGCACGAAGATGCGATCCGCCGCGCCCGCGTGCGCCAAGCGCTCAAAGCCATGCCGGACTTCGCACGGGCGTTGGCACGGCTCGCCGCCGGGCGCGGGAGCCCACGCGACCTATCCCTGCTCCGAGACGGCCTCGCCGCCGCCGCGGCGCTGAAGGCCGAGCTGGAAGCCGAACCGCTGATCCCGGCCCTACTGACGTCCTTGCTGCCGAAGCTCGGCCGCCATGATGCGATCATCGAGAAATTCACGCGGGCGCTCGTCGAGTCTCCGCCGATCGATGCGTCGAAAGGCGGGTACATCGCGGAAGGGTACGACCCGCAGCTCGACGCACTGCGCGACGCGGCATCAAACGGTCGTCGGGCCATCGCCGCGCTGGAAAGCCGCTACCGCGATGCCACCGGTGTCGGCTCGCTTAAGATCCGCCACAATGCGGTGCTCGGCTATCATGTCGAGGTCTCCGCGAAGAACGCCGACCGCTTGATGGCGCCTGACAGCGGATTCACGCACCGCCAGACGCTGGCCGGGGTCGTCCGCTTCAACTCGCCCGAGCTGCACGAGGAGGCCGCACAGGTCGTCGAGGCCGGCAGCCGCGCTCTCGCCGCCGAAGCCGCGCACGCCGAAGAGCTGACGGACCTCGCTGTCGCCGCCGCCCCGCTGATCACTGCGACCGCCGAGGCCATCGCCCGGATCGATGTCGCCGCTTCGAACGCCGAACGGGCAGCCGAAGGCGGGTGGGTGCTCCCGCAGCTTGTCGAGCAGCCGTGCCTCGAGGTCGACGCCGGCCGTCACCCGGTCGTCGAGACCGCCCTCAAGGGCAGCGGCGAGCGGTTCGTCGCCAACGACCTCGCGCTCGGACCGAACGACCGGCTGTGGCTGATCACCGGCCCTAACATGGGCGGCAAATCGACCTTTCTCCGCCAAGCCGCGCTCATCGCCGTTCTCGCCCAGTCGGGCTCCTATGTTCCCGCTGCCCGTGCGAAGGTCGGGATCGTCGACCGGCTGTTCAGCCGCGTTGGCGCCTCCGACAATCTCGCGCGCGGCCGCTCGACCTTCATGGTCGAGATGGTCGAAACCGCCGCCATTCTCGCGCAGGCGACGCCCAAGAGCCTCGTCATTCTCGACGAGATCGGGCGTGGCACCTCGACCTACGACGGGCTCGCCATCGCCTGGGCGGTGGTGGAAGCGATGCACGACCAGGCCAAGTGCCGAACCCTGTTCGCCACCCACTATCATGAGCTTACCCGCCTCGCGGGGCGGCTCGACGCCTTATCGCTTCACCACGTCCGCGCCCGCGAATGGAAGGGCGATCTCGTCCTTCTCCACGAAGTCGCTGGCGGCGCGGCCGACCGTAGCTACGGCATCGCCGTTGCCAAGCTCGCTGGCCTGCCGCCGACGGTCGTTGCGCGCGCGCGGTCGGTGCTGGCCAAGCTCGAGGCGGGGCGCGACGCGACCGGCGGAATTGCGGCAGGGCTCGACGACCTGCCCCTGTTTGCCGCGACGGCCGATGCCGAGCCCGCGCCCGATCCGATCTTGGCGGCGCTGGACGCCGTGGATCCTGACAGCCTTTCCCCGCGCGAGGCGCTCGACGCGCTCTACCAGCTTAAAAGGCTGGCAGCCGAGCAGGGGAAATGA
- a CDS encoding bifunctional (p)ppGpp synthetase/guanosine-3',5'-bis(diphosphate) 3'-pyrophosphohydrolase gives MLRQYELVEKVRTYDPDADEGLINRAYVFSMKAHGTQVRASGDPYFSHPIEVAGILTDLKLDDQTIVTAILHDTIEDTLATTEDIERLFGKDVARLVDGVTKLSKIEAQSENERAAENLRKFLLALSDDIRVLLVKLADRLHNMRTLHHIPSEEKRRRIARETMDIYAPLAERIGMYEMMTEMQTLAFRELEPDAYASIMRRLNQLTDSGGDLVNRIGLGLQLYLADNGLEAEVLGRQKHPFSIWKKMAERHISFEQLSDVMAFRIIVADVGECYRALGLIHRRWPMVPGRFKDYISTPKRNGYQSLHTSVIHDSKMRIEIQIRDRSMHGIAERGLAAHWAYKEGKPKGDMNIPWVDDLVEILDHAESPEELLEHTRMAMYQDRIFAFTPKGELIQLPKGATPVDFAYAVHTDLGDRTVGAKVNGRVVPLRTMLENGDQVEILASEAQHPQPSWLRFVATGKARAGVRRFVRHKERDETIQLGRKIYDEIIARLPAELDKDALKRALKKLKIENEDELMIGIARKRVSDEALMEALMPGSAGGDVASPRPLGQRQAISIKGLTPGVAYHLAQCCHPIPGDRIVGLRREDEEIEVHVIGCDTLASGVDADWLDLAWGEGSDGGAARLAVILRDIPGALGTMSGILGTKHANIINLQLVHRDGSFQTFHLDIEVHDLAHLHAIIAALRDADPVSSVERI, from the coding sequence GTGCTGAGACAGTATGAGCTGGTCGAGAAGGTTCGGACCTACGATCCCGATGCGGACGAAGGGCTGATCAACCGCGCTTACGTCTTCTCGATGAAGGCGCACGGCACGCAGGTTCGTGCATCGGGCGATCCTTATTTCAGCCATCCGATCGAGGTCGCGGGCATCCTCACCGACCTCAAGCTCGACGACCAGACCATCGTCACCGCGATCCTCCACGACACGATCGAGGACACGCTCGCTACGACCGAAGACATCGAGAGACTGTTCGGCAAGGACGTCGCCCGACTAGTCGACGGCGTCACCAAGCTCAGCAAGATCGAGGCGCAGTCCGAAAATGAGCGCGCCGCCGAGAACCTCCGCAAGTTTCTCCTCGCGCTGTCGGACGACATCCGCGTCCTCCTCGTGAAGCTGGCCGACCGGCTCCACAACATGCGCACGCTCCATCACATCCCGTCGGAGGAGAAACGGCGTCGCATCGCGCGCGAGACGATGGATATCTACGCGCCGCTCGCCGAGCGGATCGGCATGTACGAGATGATGACCGAGATGCAGACGCTCGCGTTCCGGGAGCTCGAGCCCGACGCCTACGCCTCGATCATGCGCCGCTTGAATCAGCTCACCGACTCCGGCGGCGACCTCGTCAACCGGATCGGCCTCGGCCTCCAGCTCTATCTCGCCGACAACGGCCTCGAGGCCGAGGTGCTCGGTCGCCAGAAGCACCCGTTCTCGATCTGGAAGAAGATGGCCGAGCGGCACATCAGCTTCGAGCAATTGTCGGACGTGATGGCGTTCCGCATCATCGTCGCGGACGTCGGCGAATGTTATCGGGCGCTCGGCCTTATCCACCGGCGGTGGCCGATGGTCCCGGGCCGCTTCAAGGATTACATCTCGACGCCCAAGCGTAACGGCTACCAGTCGCTGCACACATCGGTGATTCACGATTCCAAGATGCGGATCGAAATCCAGATCCGCGACCGTTCGATGCACGGCATCGCCGAACGCGGGCTTGCTGCACACTGGGCCTACAAGGAGGGCAAGCCCAAAGGCGACATGAACATCCCGTGGGTCGATGACCTTGTCGAGATCCTCGACCATGCCGAGAGCCCGGAAGAGCTGCTCGAGCATACGCGGATGGCGATGTACCAGGATCGCATCTTCGCCTTCACACCGAAGGGCGAGCTCATCCAGCTGCCCAAGGGCGCCACCCCGGTCGACTTCGCCTACGCCGTCCACACCGATCTCGGCGACCGCACCGTCGGCGCCAAGGTCAATGGTCGCGTAGTGCCGCTCCGCACGATGCTGGAGAATGGCGACCAGGTCGAAATCCTCGCGTCCGAGGCGCAGCATCCGCAGCCGTCGTGGCTGCGTTTCGTTGCCACCGGCAAGGCACGCGCCGGCGTGCGCCGCTTCGTCCGCCACAAGGAACGTGACGAGACCATTCAGCTCGGCCGAAAGATCTACGACGAGATCATCGCACGCCTGCCCGCGGAGCTCGACAAGGACGCGCTCAAGCGCGCGCTCAAGAAATTGAAGATCGAGAACGAAGACGAGTTGATGATCGGCATCGCCCGCAAGCGCGTCAGCGACGAAGCGCTAATGGAAGCGCTGATGCCGGGTTCCGCAGGCGGCGACGTTGCCTCACCTCGCCCGCTCGGTCAGCGTCAGGCGATCTCGATCAAGGGTCTGACGCCCGGCGTCGCCTATCACCTCGCGCAATGCTGCCACCCGATCCCGGGCGACCGCATCGTCGGCCTGCGTCGCGAGGATGAGGAGATCGAGGTACACGTCATCGGCTGCGATACGCTTGCAAGCGGCGTCGATGCCGATTGGCTCGACCTGGCCTGGGGCGAGGGTTCGGACGGCGGCGCGGCGCGGCTGGCGGTAATCCTGCGCGACATCCCGGGCGCGCTAGGCACGATGTCCGGCATCCTCGGCACCAAGCACGCAAACATCATCAACCTGCAACTGGTGCACCGCGACGGGAGCTTCCAGACCTTCCACCTCGACATCGAGGTGCACGACCTGGCGCATTTGCACGCAATCATCGCCGCGCTTCGGGATGCCGATCCGGTATCGAGCGTCGAAAGGATCTAG
- a CDS encoding NADP-dependent malic enzyme translates to MSESNVRYTEAEALEFHSRGRPGKIEIIASKPMATQRDLALAYSPGVAVPVRAIAENPGCAYDYTAKGNLVAVISNGTAILGLGNLGALASKPVMEGKAVLFKRFADVDAIDLELNTEDAARFIDAVELLEPSFGGINLEDIAAPDCFIIEQTLRERMNIPVFHDDQHGTAIITAAGLINACHLTGREMRDIRVVVNGAGAAAIACTELIKAMGVRHDHVLMCDRKGVITKTRDDLDQWKSAHAVDTDRETLAEALVGADVFLGLSAANVLTPEMVKTMGKEPIIFAMANPDPEIWPPLAMEARPDAIIATGRSDFPNQVNNVLGFPFIFRGALDVRATAINDEMKIAAAEALAELAREPVPEEVARAYGGRSHSFGREYIIPAPFDPRLMEIVAAAVAEAAVKSGVAQKPIPDMEAYREQLRARLNPTVGVMSLAYEGARANPKRVLFAEGEEPNVLRAAIAFKENGYGTPVLVGREDVYDLLKEMGVDNPQEYEVLNSRNSPLVGRAVEHIYQKHQRHGFLKREIERMVNQDRNYFAAAMLSLGEADAMITGTTRPFSQSLRQVRTVIDDEPGATPFGINVIVGRGHTVLIADTAVTERPTAQQYAAIALRASAFARRMGLEPRVSFTSYTTFGNPPGMHIEELREAVTILDGFQTDFEYEGEMAPDVALNYELQQRFYTFSRLSGPANILVMPGLQSASLSAKLLRELGGESVLGPYVLGLEHPVQIAPMTATASDLVMLAVLAAGDAHARQQRQAARRP, encoded by the coding sequence ATGTCGGAAAGCAATGTCAGATATACTGAAGCCGAAGCGCTCGAGTTCCATTCGCGAGGCCGGCCGGGGAAGATCGAAATTATCGCGTCGAAGCCGATGGCGACGCAGCGCGACCTCGCGCTCGCTTATTCGCCCGGCGTCGCGGTCCCAGTGCGCGCGATCGCCGAGAACCCGGGCTGCGCCTACGACTATACGGCGAAGGGCAATCTGGTCGCCGTCATCTCCAACGGCACGGCCATCCTTGGGCTTGGCAATTTGGGCGCGCTTGCGTCGAAGCCGGTGATGGAAGGCAAGGCAGTGCTGTTCAAGCGCTTCGCCGACGTGGATGCAATCGATCTGGAACTGAACACCGAAGATGCAGCGCGTTTCATCGACGCGGTCGAACTGCTTGAGCCGAGCTTCGGCGGCATCAATCTCGAAGACATTGCCGCGCCCGATTGCTTCATCATCGAACAGACGCTGCGCGAACGGATGAACATCCCGGTCTTCCACGACGACCAGCACGGGACGGCGATCATCACCGCGGCCGGGCTCATCAACGCCTGCCACCTGACCGGCCGCGAAATGCGCGACATTCGCGTGGTGGTGAACGGCGCTGGAGCAGCGGCGATCGCCTGCACCGAATTGATCAAGGCGATGGGCGTCCGCCACGACCATGTGCTGATGTGCGATCGCAAGGGCGTCATCACCAAGACGCGCGACGACCTCGATCAGTGGAAGTCGGCGCATGCCGTCGACACGGACCGCGAGACGCTTGCCGAAGCGCTGGTCGGCGCCGACGTGTTTCTGGGCCTGTCGGCGGCCAACGTGCTGACGCCCGAGATGGTGAAGACGATGGGGAAGGAGCCAATCATCTTCGCCATGGCCAATCCGGACCCCGAGATCTGGCCCCCGCTGGCCATGGAAGCGCGGCCGGATGCGATCATTGCGACCGGCCGGTCGGATTTCCCGAACCAAGTCAACAACGTGCTCGGCTTCCCGTTCATCTTCCGCGGGGCGCTCGATGTGCGCGCGACGGCGATCAACGACGAGATGAAGATCGCGGCAGCGGAAGCATTGGCTGAGCTCGCGCGCGAGCCGGTGCCCGAAGAGGTGGCGCGGGCCTACGGCGGCCGCTCGCACAGCTTCGGGCGCGAATATATCATTCCCGCACCGTTCGATCCGCGGCTGATGGAGATAGTTGCGGCGGCCGTTGCGGAAGCGGCGGTGAAGAGCGGTGTCGCGCAGAAGCCGATTCCCGACATGGAAGCGTATCGCGAGCAGCTGCGGGCACGGCTGAATCCGACGGTCGGCGTGATGAGTCTTGCCTACGAGGGCGCGCGAGCTAACCCGAAGCGGGTGTTGTTCGCCGAGGGCGAGGAGCCAAACGTCCTGCGCGCAGCAATCGCATTCAAGGAAAACGGTTACGGCACGCCGGTGCTGGTCGGGCGCGAGGATGTCTACGACCTGCTCAAGGAAATGGGCGTCGACAACCCGCAGGAATATGAGGTGCTCAACAGCCGCAACTCGCCGCTGGTCGGCCGCGCAGTCGAGCACATCTACCAGAAGCATCAGCGCCACGGTTTTCTGAAGCGCGAGATCGAGCGGATGGTGAACCAGGACCGCAACTATTTTGCTGCGGCGATGCTGTCGCTCGGCGAGGCGGATGCGATGATCACCGGCACCACTCGGCCGTTCAGCCAGTCGCTGCGCCAGGTGCGCACGGTAATCGACGACGAACCGGGCGCGACGCCGTTCGGAATCAACGTCATCGTCGGCCGCGGCCACACCGTGCTCATCGCCGATACCGCCGTGACCGAGCGCCCGACGGCACAGCAATATGCGGCCATTGCGCTGCGGGCGTCTGCTTTCGCGCGGCGAATGGGACTCGAGCCGCGCGTTTCGTTCACCAGCTACACGACGTTCGGCAATCCACCGGGCATGCACATCGAAGAGCTGCGCGAGGCCGTGACGATCCTCGACGGGTTCCAGACCGACTTCGAATATGAAGGTGAAATGGCGCCTGACGTCGCGCTAAATTACGAGCTGCAACAGCGTTTCTACACGTTCAGCCGCCTGTCAGGGCCGGCGAACATCCTCGTCATGCCGGGCCTTCAGTCGGCGAGCCTGTCTGCGAAACTTCTGCGTGAGCTTGGCGGCGAGAGTGTGCTTGGGCCTTATGTGCTCGGACTCGAGCATCCGGTGCAGATCGCGCCGATGACGGCGACGGCGTCGGATCTGGTGATGCTGGCAGTCCTGGCGGCCGGCGATGCGCATGCCCGGCAACAGCGGCAGGCGGCGCGGCGGCCCTAA
- a CDS encoding [protein-PII] uridylyltransferase: MSQPDVLDQRAIIDRREVADRLAALTDQKSHGEAVAILGQALAHGRAEIARRLTEQPGNGRAAAQATAFLHDQLMRLAFEFVGGPSHDFALVGLGGTGRGEMAPFSDLDLMFLTTKAATPEQERASEAMLHLLWDLKLKVGHSFRSTPQLLALAKKDMSVRTAFLEARLIWGNAALFDAAMLRFRKEVVAGTAAEFVTAKLAERDARHVRMGDSRYVVEPNVKDGKGGLRDLHALYWIGKYVHGVERPADLVGAGLLTAAEFRRFDRAERFLWSVRSHLHLLAGRPEERLNFEYQPRIAEIMHYADRPGKSAVERFMQFYFLNAKTVGDLTGVFLAQLDEQMGKKGFRFALPTIRRRPKRLSGFVLDRGRISIPADDFFRAEPVRLLEMFALAARETLQIHPIAMRAAARDAVLIDHAVRRDRRANALFLEVLTCRQSPEIVLRWMNEAGVFGRFVPDFGRVVAQMQFDMYHHYTVDEHSIRAIGLVAAIERGDLKQDHPLSTAIVQKQIASRRVLYVAVLLHDIAKGRGGDHSEIGAEIALKLCPRFGLDAAETETVSWLVRYHLLLSSTAFKRDLADPKTIDDFVRQVQSPERLRLLLVLTVVDIRAVGPGIWNEWKRTLLRTLFEAAEERLRLGHKQHGRSELVSLRQKDLADALGWKSSAIRAHANRLSDSYWLAEPLSWQIANARQVAAAEARFGDVKPSVTVEDDAESGATRVSVFTPDREGLFYRICAGLASAGANIIDARIHTTRDGMALDNLLILDGRNKPYHDRRLRNRLVKSVEQALTSKEPPPLPAAEPGRPRSSAFEVAPSVAIADRASTRTTVVEVNARDRPALLASLAAAIHGQHHQIHSAHIATFGERAVDVFYLTRADGRKLDQQDIDALRSALLAATTQASEAQAA; the protein is encoded by the coding sequence ATGAGCCAACCCGACGTCCTCGATCAGCGCGCGATCATCGACCGCCGTGAAGTCGCGGATCGACTGGCTGCTCTGACCGACCAGAAAAGCCACGGCGAGGCCGTCGCAATCCTCGGGCAAGCGCTTGCTCATGGCCGCGCGGAGATCGCACGCCGCCTGACCGAGCAGCCCGGCAACGGCCGCGCCGCCGCGCAGGCGACGGCATTCCTCCACGATCAGCTCATGCGCCTCGCTTTCGAGTTCGTTGGCGGCCCGTCCCACGACTTCGCGCTCGTCGGTCTCGGCGGCACCGGGCGCGGCGAGATGGCGCCGTTCAGCGATCTCGACCTCATGTTCCTGACCACAAAGGCCGCGACACCGGAGCAGGAACGAGCGTCCGAGGCGATGCTCCACCTGCTGTGGGACCTTAAGCTGAAGGTCGGCCATTCCTTCCGCTCGACGCCGCAACTCCTAGCGCTCGCCAAGAAGGATATGAGTGTCAGAACCGCATTCCTCGAAGCGCGACTGATCTGGGGCAACGCGGCTCTGTTCGACGCTGCCATGCTCCGCTTCCGCAAAGAGGTCGTCGCGGGCACAGCTGCGGAATTCGTCACTGCCAAGCTCGCCGAGCGTGACGCGCGTCACGTTAGGATGGGTGACAGCCGCTATGTGGTCGAACCGAACGTCAAGGATGGCAAAGGTGGCCTACGCGATCTCCACGCCCTCTATTGGATCGGCAAATATGTGCACGGCGTCGAGCGACCCGCAGACCTCGTCGGCGCAGGGCTCCTGACCGCCGCGGAGTTCCGCCGCTTCGACCGCGCCGAGCGCTTCCTCTGGTCAGTACGCTCGCACCTGCACCTGCTCGCCGGCCGGCCCGAGGAGAGGCTCAACTTCGAATATCAGCCCCGCATTGCGGAAATCATGCATTACGCCGACCGGCCCGGGAAATCCGCGGTCGAGCGCTTCATGCAATTCTACTTCCTCAACGCGAAGACCGTCGGCGACCTCACCGGCGTGTTCCTCGCGCAGCTCGACGAGCAAATGGGCAAGAAGGGCTTCCGGTTCGCGCTTCCGACCATCCGCCGCCGGCCCAAGCGCCTCAGCGGATTCGTCCTCGACCGCGGACGTATTTCGATTCCGGCGGACGACTTCTTCCGGGCTGAGCCGGTTCGCCTGCTCGAGATGTTTGCGCTCGCCGCTCGCGAGACGCTGCAAATTCATCCGATCGCGATGCGCGCGGCAGCGCGGGACGCAGTCCTCATCGATCACGCCGTGCGCCGCGATCGGCGCGCCAATGCCTTGTTCCTCGAAGTACTCACCTGCAGGCAGTCGCCTGAGATCGTGCTCCGCTGGATGAACGAAGCCGGCGTCTTCGGCCGCTTCGTTCCCGACTTCGGCCGTGTCGTCGCGCAGATGCAGTTCGACATGTATCACCACTATACCGTCGACGAGCATTCGATTCGTGCGATCGGCCTGGTGGCGGCAATCGAGCGCGGCGACCTCAAGCAGGATCACCCGCTCTCCACTGCCATCGTGCAAAAGCAGATCGCGTCGCGCCGCGTGCTTTATGTGGCGGTGCTGCTGCACGACATCGCCAAGGGACGTGGCGGCGACCATAGCGAGATTGGCGCCGAGATCGCGCTCAAGCTTTGCCCGCGCTTCGGGCTCGACGCGGCGGAAACCGAGACCGTGTCGTGGCTCGTCCGCTATCACCTCCTGCTGTCGTCGACGGCGTTCAAACGCGACCTCGCCGACCCCAAGACGATCGACGATTTCGTCCGCCAGGTGCAAAGCCCCGAGCGGTTACGGCTCCTTCTGGTGCTCACCGTCGTCGACATCCGCGCCGTGGGCCCCGGCATTTGGAACGAATGGAAGCGCACGCTCCTGCGTACTTTGTTCGAGGCCGCCGAAGAGCGCCTCCGTCTTGGCCACAAGCAGCACGGACGGTCCGAGCTGGTGTCGCTGCGGCAGAAGGATCTCGCCGATGCACTCGGCTGGAAGAGCTCCGCGATCCGTGCGCACGCGAACCGCCTGAGCGACAGCTATTGGCTAGCCGAGCCGCTGTCCTGGCAAATCGCCAATGCCCGGCAAGTGGCGGCCGCCGAAGCACGCTTCGGGGACGTCAAGCCGAGCGTGACGGTCGAGGACGATGCCGAGAGCGGCGCCACCCGGGTCAGCGTCTTCACGCCCGATCGTGAGGGCCTCTTCTACCGCATCTGCGCTGGCCTCGCCTCGGCGGGCGCGAACATCATCGATGCCAGGATCCACACCACGCGCGACGGGATGGCGCTCGACAATCTCCTCATCCTCGACGGCCGCAACAAGCCGTATCACGACCGCCGCTTGCGCAACCGGCTCGTGAAGTCGGTCGAGCAGGCACTCACCAGCAAAGAGCCGCCACCCCTTCCAGCCGCCGAGCCGGGACGACCGCGCAGCAGTGCGTTCGAGGTCGCGCCGTCAGTTGCCATTGCCGATCGTGCTTCAACCCGAACTACGGTTGTCGAAGTGAACGCTCGCGACCGCCCGGCGCTGCTGGCGTCGCTGGCGGCGGCCATTCACGGCCAGCATCACCAGATCCACTCTGCGCACATCGCAACATTCGGCGAGCGCGCGGTCGACGTTTTCTACCTCACGCGCGCCGACGGGCGAAAGCTCGACCAGCAGGATATCGACGCCCTGCGAAGCGCGCTGCTCGCCGCGACGACGCAGGCCTCGGAAGCACAAGCCGCATAA